A section of the Candidatus Thioglobus autotrophicus genome encodes:
- a CDS encoding methyltransferase domain-containing protein has product MTNSFSHWDKVYTTKVHEQVSWHQDHATISLDWILEVTQPNDAIIDVGCGVSVLADNLLDEGYSNLALLELSTTALEATQKRLESNLDKVSFYNQNILEFFSKKRFKLWHDRAVFHFLTDANNQQIYLQKLYDYLQQDGFFLLATFATDGPTQCSELDIVQYDVAKITQLLGERFKLIKTTAELHPNPNGGAQKFNYFLLQKQ; this is encoded by the coding sequence ATGACTAATAGCTTCTCCCACTGGGACAAAGTTTATACCACCAAAGTGCATGAGCAAGTCAGCTGGCATCAAGACCATGCCACTATTTCATTAGACTGGATCTTAGAAGTCACCCAACCAAATGACGCTATTATTGATGTTGGCTGTGGGGTGTCCGTTTTGGCAGATAATTTATTAGATGAAGGCTATTCTAATCTTGCCCTATTGGAGCTCTCTACTACAGCGCTAGAGGCAACTCAAAAAAGACTAGAATCCAACCTGGATAAAGTGAGTTTTTACAATCAAAATATTTTAGAATTTTTTTCAAAAAAACGCTTCAAACTTTGGCATGATCGAGCGGTTTTTCATTTTTTAACCGATGCAAATAATCAGCAAATCTACCTGCAAAAACTCTACGATTATCTGCAGCAAGATGGTTTTTTCTTGTTAGCCACTTTTGCGACAGACGGCCCCACGCAATGCTCTGAATTAGACATTGTACAATATGACGTAGCGAAAATCACACAGCTATTGGGCGAACGCTTTAAACTGATTAAAACCACTGCCGAATTACACCCAAACCCCAATGGTGGCGCGCAAAAATTTAACTATTTTTTATTGCAAAAACAATAA
- the recR gene encoding recombination mediator RecR yields MIETLNKAFCTLPGVGSKTAQRFVYHLLERNRDGGFELAKALVDAMEHVQHCNSCRTLSEKTLCNICANDVRDDTQLCVVETPADIHAIEQSGVYRGKYFVLSGYLSPIDGIGASELGLDELEQKLVERHIKEIILATNATVEGEVTAHYISNMAKQFEVQITRIAHGIPIGGELEYADINTIAHALSGRKNYT; encoded by the coding sequence ATGATTGAAACACTGAACAAAGCTTTTTGCACCCTACCAGGCGTTGGTAGTAAAACGGCACAGCGTTTTGTTTATCATCTATTAGAACGCAATCGAGATGGTGGTTTTGAGTTGGCTAAAGCCTTGGTTGATGCTATGGAGCATGTACAGCATTGTAATTCTTGTAGAACGCTAAGTGAAAAAACCCTATGCAACATCTGCGCTAATGATGTGCGTGATGATACTCAGCTTTGTGTGGTGGAAACGCCAGCAGATATTCACGCCATTGAACAAAGCGGCGTCTATAGGGGTAAATATTTTGTACTAAGTGGCTATCTATCTCCCATTGATGGTATTGGTGCGAGTGAGCTTGGCCTGGATGAGCTCGAGCAAAAACTTGTAGAGCGGCATATTAAGGAGATTATTCTAGCGACTAATGCCACTGTTGAAGGCGAAGTAACAGCACATTATATTAGCAATATGGCAAAACAATTTGAAGTGCAAATTACGCGTATTGCACACGGCATCCCGATTGGTGGTGAGCTAGAGTATGCGGATATAAACACCATTGCCCACGCTCTATCTGGGCGTAAAAATTACACTTAG
- the gloA gene encoding lactoylglutathione lyase yields MRILHTMLRVRNLDKSIAFYTQVLGMSLLRQKEYPQGEFTLAFLGYGPESEHPALELTYNWGKYEYEIGTGFGHLAINVEDVYVAVSKAKAQGAKVVREAGPMSAGTTIVGFLQDPDGYEIELLSKTFE; encoded by the coding sequence ATGAGAATTTTGCACACAATGCTTAGAGTTAGAAATTTGGATAAATCAATTGCGTTTTATACACAAGTGCTGGGTATGAGTCTATTGCGCCAAAAAGAATACCCTCAAGGTGAATTTACCTTGGCTTTTTTGGGTTATGGGCCTGAATCTGAACATCCGGCGTTAGAGCTTACTTACAATTGGGGTAAGTATGAATATGAAATTGGTACAGGGTTTGGCCATCTTGCTATTAATGTAGAAGATGTTTATGTAGCTGTTAGTAAGGCCAAGGCACAGGGTGCAAAGGTTGTCAGAGAAGCGGGGCCGATGAGTGCTGGTACAACCATCGTCGGCTTTTTACAAGATCCTGACGGTTATGAGATTGAGCTACTTTCTAAAACATTCGAATAG